The DNA sequence GGCTCCGTGTGTGGCGAACGTCCGCAGTTTCACTTCCGCCTTCCTGTACTCCATGTCGACCCAGGCGACTATCGGCTACGGCTTCCGGGTGATGACGGAGAACTGCATGGTGGCCATCGTGGTGGTGACTATCCAGGCCCTGATGAGTTGCTTCATCGACACAGTCGTCATCGGCATCACCGTGGCCAAAATGGCGTGCGCGAGCAAGAGGGCGCAGACAGTGGGCTTCAGCAGCTCCGCCGTGGTCAACGCGCGCAACGGCGCCCTGTGCCTTGTGTGGCGTATCGCCGACTTCCGCAGGAACCACATCCTGGAAGGCACCGCCCGGGCGCAGCTGGTCCGCCCCACGAAGCACCCCTCTGGGATGATCTCCGTGACCTACCAGGACCTAGACATCCAGAGTAGACACCTCATCCTGGCCACCCCGGCCAGCATCGTTCACAAGCTGGAGCCTGGGAGCCCCCTCTACAGCCTGGGACCGGACAGCCTGGCGGAGGAGGACTTTGACCTGGTAGTGTCCTTCACCTACACCGGTGACTCCACAGGCATCCTGCACCAGACACGCACGTCTTACACCCCGGCAGACATCCGCTGGGGCCAGCGCTTCCAGGACATGGTGCAGGTGGGGAGGAGGCACTACAAGGTAGACTATGccctgtttcatcagaccacctGGGTGCAGACACCCATGGTCAGCGCCCAGGAGGGTGACAGGGGGAGACCGCCGCCCACGGAGTCTATCGTCCAATCGCAGCAGCCGTTTGTGAGATCGAGCAGGAAATTCCGGAGGTCCTTGGCTGATGTCAGTGAGGAGGTGGTTCAGGAGGCGTGGCTCTGATGACGCTGTGATAATCCCAAAACAGCAGAGACAGATAACTACACTGATGTCAGTGAGGAGGTGGTTCAGGAGGCGTGGCTCTGATGACGCTGTGATAATCCCAAAACAGCAGAGACTACATTGTTACATTATCGTTATATAGTACATTATCACACAGGACTTCAGGAAAGGACTTGAGTAAGTGGAATAGGGTAGTTTCATTGTAAATAACTATTTTATATCATATTTTATACTCCTTTGTTATATCCTTTATGAATGTAATAATTTAActgttattaaataaataaacaaagcgTACGTTGTTGAAGTCACATCTGACGTCCAAAAGGTCTGTCCTCATTTGAACGTCTTTGTTGTGATGGACAGACTGCAccacatttaaaataaatatactttttttctgATGTGATGGTCGTAAAGTTTTATTCAAATACAAAAATACCTCCCATGTTTCTTTAGTGAAAAGTCAAAAAGATGAAGATTGATTATTGTGCATTGTAGTGAAGTCATATGCAATATATTTACAGTTCCATTCTAAACCATGTGTTTAATTCAACCTGCATCACATTCTACACTGGGGTTAAGTCACAGAGCTGTTCGTTATCACTGACGACTGCGCCAGTACCTCTATATCACCAccttgtgttcagtgtgtgtgagtgtgtgtgtgcgtgctgtacTGTAGACAACTATACTCAAAAAAAGTATAGGAGATGACCTAATAAACGGATTACTTAGTGTAAGGTTGATTAaaataatgtatatattttttaaataatgtataTTATTATAACAAAATTGTAGTATTATTTGTAATAGCCCTTTTATCGGTCTATTATTATTATCGTGTGCGCGCATGGGCTTTGAACATGATGAACTATTTGATGCCGGAGTCCAAACAAGCGCTGTAGCTTTCTATTGGTCGACTACAACGACAGGGCGGGGGATAGGCACATGTGTTTTCAAAGTCCGCCCGTGCAAAGCAAAGTATCTTCTTCAGCTGAAGAGGTTGATGGCAGTAATTACGATGTCTATCCGGATATCACATATGAATGGTGGAACCCAAATATGGATATTAACGCAAAAACCTACCTGGATGCATGGGATGTATTAGAATAAATTACCGCTGATTTGCTCTCGAAAAATCAACAGGTAAACAATGTCCCGTTACTTCGTTCTAACGGTGTAGTCTAAGTGGGAATAACGGTGCAACCGTGAATAACGAGTCTTCTGTATAATGTTAGCCTACAAATTGAACCGGACATACCCTACTTTATTTCTACAAAGAGTGATCATCTAAAATATAACCAAAGAGGCATTGACAGTGTTCAAGCaaaaatattgttatttatttcagttttacTGTCTTTGATGAGGCTGTCTCATATGTATAGTGTTCAACAAGCACTTTTTTTCGATATACTTCAGAGAGTTAGGGAGTTAAGTATTCTGTGGGTTATAGGCTACTAGTTGTGTGGGTATCGATGCGTCAGCGAGGTTCAAGTATGTTTAATTTAAGCTACTCATATCCAATGAATAGCCCAGGTAATGCTCCCTTATCAGTTGGAAAGTGTTTTGACTTGACAACGGAACATAAACCGTGACTTTCTTCCTTCCACCTGTCACGCAGAGAAAAAAGGAGCCTGTAGGCCAGCCCAGGTTGATATGATTATGCCCAGTAGCCTACACCCATTGcttcagaaaataaataaatatatatatatatatatataattaatttaACAGTGTTTATTCATCGCTGTTTCTTATAGTGTGTTTCTGTATTTGATTATTCAATTGGCCGTTATAGACCTATGCATGAATTATGACAGTCGGCCTAGCCTACCTAAATATATTAAGCTACACTTATTTGATTATGATCCGAATTTAAAGTTAGACTAGGAAAAATATTTCTCTCAAACATAATGTTAATTCTGACAACCCTGATTCAAAACAATGAATTAAAGCCAACTGTCAACCCTGACATCCCATAGTAGCAGGTCATTCCATAATGAATGGTGCTGCAGTGCTGCTGAATATTGGATATAAATTATTGATCTATTCTTtgcaataatatatattttttaaaggagcAGGTTTATGTAACCAGTTTCCATCTGTCTCAGCTGGTCCTAATTGCACGCAGGCAAAATAAACAGTTGCAGTCTGTGTGGTGCAGCTAAGCCCAGTGCACACAGTCACACTCTGATGACCTGGTTAGATAAGGGTTGATGTGGAATCTAATGAATGGACTTCACAATGACAGATTTCATTTGAGGAAACAGATTGGGCGTAACTGAGGCGTGCTGTTTGTTGATTTCCAGCCCAGTCTTATTTGTTGTCCCTGACTTTCTGGACTCGGTAGACAGTATCAGTTTGATACTGTAGCCAGCGTCTCTGCCGGTGTCTGACGTTCATGTtcttggtctgtcatattatgtCAGTGTGTATACAGGATATCTTTCCATTGGCTTATCCTTTCATCATTACGCTTGTTTTAGCCTTGAATGTATTTAGTGGTGTTGGTGTTGTGGTACAACGCAGGTATTGGTAGATGGTCAGTGGGGCCAAATGACTTGTTAGATAGCAAGGAAGCATAGTGATTATGAGGTGGTTGTGGTCTGATCTGGCCTGTTAATTGtaatgtgtggtgtgtggtggtgtagtTAGTTTGCTGGAGAAGATTAGGACGTCCCATAGGAAGCTCATTCACAGTGAACCAGCCTCTATCTCTCTCAGGATAGTAGGCCTGGCCTATGGGTCATACGTCGCTACATGAAATATTCACCGATAACCTCATGAAATGCAGATGTAAAAATAGAAGTTCTTTTTATTTTGTCGTTTTATTCCAGGTGTTTCACTGATCTAGTCGGATCTCAAGAGTTCACCTGTCTTGTGTGTTCACCACAAACATGATGGATTCATCATCATACATTACATTTTAAGTAGGACTTTGTccatttaaaccaaatacttgttGAATTACTTTTTGTTGTTGAAGGAGAGTATTGTATATGGAATTACAAGGGGATGCAGAAAGGTGGGAGGGAGAGTTTGGGAGGTGGAGTTGGGGAGTAAAAACCCCAGTCTCCGGAGGGAACAATATTTATGCATAGCTCCCCAGGAATTAAGCTCCAATTCCTCTATTCCTAGTCAACCTGACAGTGACATCACTGGATGAGTAAAACAGAGATGAGGGACTTGGATGAGATGgagctttcaagacaactgggaactctgggaaaaatcatgatgtcagtgatcttcatgtCGGAAAGTCTGAGTTCTAGAAAGATGCCTAAgtttcccgacttggaattcgaAGTTGGATGCTTGTTTTTTTCCCCAGAGTTCCctgttgtcttgaacgcacctCTGTGCGTTTTCAAAGTCACATTCAGTGTGCAATATTTTCAAGGGATAATTAAATGAATTAAATTATACACACTGATTTCTTCTACTTTAGAGCTTTTATCTTTTACAATCAAAAGGCCTACTTAGTGTACATCAATTGGTAATAGCCTACTCTAAATACCAAGCGTTTACGCCAAGGGAATTTGAGAGTGTGGACACGTATTCACTATCCAATATGTTTCATTGGACAAGACAGATCACACTTCATAACGAGACACAAATGTGTCTTTTCAACCCGCAAGGGCCAACCAAAATAACCATAGTGTACAACCGACTGCCTCTCACACGGGACTTCATCCAAATGACATCTTGACCTTCTCTCTGTAACAGTGGTTCAAATCACTGTTAGTTGTTTTGGCATTAGGGTGGAAGTAAGCCGGCAGACAATAATTCATACCCTGTGGTGCATTCTAATGGCTCTCTCAGGCCACACAGATGCAGTCGATAGTTACTGGGTTTTCTAGTTCAGTTGTCCTTGTTGCTCTGTTGCATGCACTTCAAGGTTATTGTTGCTTTAAAAGAGACCATCCTGTATAGAGCTTGTTTACAGGCTGGCCCTTTAAACCTGATTACATGACTACGTTGTAGAAGTTGTTAAGTTAAGAGTAGAAGAAGAAACTGAACAGGTGTTATTCTATTCCCCTAGTAGATCATTGAAAGATCCCACAGAAAATATGGACTAAAATATGTCTACTTAACTGTTACAGTGGGGGACAAGCATTGGACATTAGcactatgtaaataaacaattgAGGGAAAAATATCAAGTAAAAAGATGTTGGGAAAAGGTATGATCACTGATATTTTTTGCAGAAACCCATATACATGAACACCACAGGAGAACGGcttataataatgtctggaacggagcaaatggaatggcatcaaaaatctggaaaccatggaaaccatgtgtttgatgtagttGATAACATTCCACAGATTCCGCCCCAGTCATtgccatgagcccgtcctccccaattcaggtgccaccaacctcctgtgatggacACACATAGTGGTTCCTTTGTGCTCCAATGACTTGTTTGATTAACATGAACCTGATCTGTAATGTGACTTTCAATTGGCTGGTCTAGCCTAATTAATACCAGCACTAAGCAGAGCTGAGAGGATCTGTTATCTTGTCAGCTGATACAGAACTGGAATAAAAAATGTCTGTCATGTCTACAATCCCTGAGCCCAACATTTACTTAAATATTCTCAaatgtacagtagaatgtatttaCTTCCATGTGAATGGTCAAGTTGTGGTGCACATTTGAGTGTTGAATGCATCATTTAGACAATAGGTTGAACGCCGCTGATCTTTCCTTGTGGTTCCACCAATTAGTCTTAACACAGACTTTTCTTTTTGCTTGTCCTTTCCACAGCCCACTTTACGAATGAGGTCCGAGACACCCATAAGAGAGGAGGACTGAGCAGGCCCCTCGCCAGCACGGCTCTCCTCTGGAGAAGCCCAGGTGCAACAGCAGCAGGGGCAGCTTTTCCCCATCCAACTCCCTAGGACCCAGAAGTCCTAAACTCCACATTTCCTGTCTTAGTGGGTCCCCGCGAGCATTCAAAACTGTTTCTCCAACGCTTCTACCAAAAACTCAGACTGTTTTCCAGAGCAGAAGCAGCGGTTGGGCCCAGCTGCTCCTCCTCCCAAGGGGAAGCCATGGGGAGCGTGCGAACCCACCGCTACAGCATTGTCTCCTCCGAGGAAGACGGCATGAAGCTGGCCGCCATCGCCGCCGTGCCGAACGGCTACGCCAACGGCACGGTGGCCAAGGTTCACGCGGCGCAGCAGCAGGCTGTGAGCCGCTTCGTCCAGAAGGACGGCCACTGCAACGTGCAGTTCATCAACATGAGCGAGAAGGGCCAGCGTTACCTTGCCGACCTGTTCACCACCTGTGTGGACATCCGCTGGCGCTGGATGTTGATCATCTTCTGcctgtccttcctcctctcctggctCTTCTTCGGCTTCGTCTTCTGGCTGGTAGCGCTCTCCTACGGTGACCTGGAGAACGAGACGCAGATGTGCGTGTCTAACGTCAACAGCTTCACCGCCGCCTTCCTCTTCTCCGTGGAGACGCAGACCACCA is a window from the Oncorhynchus kisutch isolate 150728-3 unplaced genomic scaffold, Okis_V2 Okis06b-Okis10b_hom, whole genome shotgun sequence genome containing:
- the LOC109898748 gene encoding inward rectifier potassium channel 16, with translation MDQQQCIIDTQHITTHTMGRGDLGRGEGEKKLRYMLKDGSCPVVFHQSPGQWSFFLADIFTTLVELRWRVMLLIFCLSYILSWLFFSVLYFLIAYVHKDLEDQDTAPCVANVRSFTSAFLYSMSTQATIGYGFRVMTENCMVAIVVVTIQALMSCFIDTVVIGITVAKMACASKRAQTVGFSSSAVVNARNGALCLVWRIADFRRNHILEGTARAQLVRPTKHPSGMISVTYQDLDIQSRHLILATPASIVHKLEPGSPLYSLGPDSLAEEDFDLVVSFTYTGDSTGILHQTRTSYTPADIRWGQRFQDMVQVGRRHYKVDYALFHQTTWVQTPMVSAQEGDRGRPPPTESIVQSQQPFVRSSRKFRRSLADVSEEVVQEAWL